The proteins below come from a single Myripristis murdjan chromosome 10, fMyrMur1.1, whole genome shotgun sequence genomic window:
- the rmnd5b gene encoding E3 ubiquitin-protein transferase RMND5B — protein sequence MEQCACVERELEKVLHRFVMYGHQSEERLDELLRSVCEIRGQLVAFGVQDADLSVLSQTMAQCCKNIKETVQMLASRHKDIHGSVSKVGKAIDRNFDAEVSAVVAETVWDSPERQKYLSETIVEHLYRQGMLNVAEDLCQESGVVIDMSMKQPFLELNRILEALRMQDLRPALEWAVTNRQRLLDLNSSLEFKLHRLYFISLLNGGISNQLEALQYARHFQPFAAQHQRDIQILMGSLVYLRHGIENSPYRSLLETNQWAEICNIFTRDACALLGLSVESPLSVSFASGCMALPVLMNIKQVIEQRQCSGVWTHKDELPIEIDLGKKCWYHSVFACPILRQQTSESNPPMKLICGHVISRDALNKLTNAGKLKCPYCPMEQNPSDAKQIYF from the exons ATGgaacagtgtgcatgtgtggagcGGGAGCTGGAGAAGGTGCTCCACCGCTTCGTTATGTACGGCCACCAGTCCGAAGAGAGGCTAGACGAGCTTCTGCGCAGTGTCTGTGAGATACGGGGACAGCTGGTCGCTTTTG GAGTTCAAGATGCAGACTTATCAGTCTTATCTCAGactatggcacagtgttgtaaGAATATCAAAGAAACAGTACAGATGCTTGCCTCCCGACATAAGGACATTCACGGCAGTGTGTCAAAAGTGGGCAAAGCTATTGACAGG AATTTTGATGCAGAGGTCAGTGCTGTGGTGGCAGAGACAGTGTGGGACTccccagagagacagaaatacctGAGTGAAACCATTGTGGAGCACCTGTACAGACAAGGGATGCTCAACGTAGCAGAAGATCTGTGCCAG GAGTCTGGAGTAGTTATAGATATGAGTATGAAGCAGCCTTTCCTGGAGCTGAACCGGATCCTGGAGGCTCTAAGGATGCAGGACCTCAGACCGGCACTAGA GTGGGCGGTGACGAATCGGCAACGACTGCTAGACCTGAACAGCAGTTTAGAGTTCAAGTTGCACCGCTTGTACTTCATCAGTCTGCTCAACGGGGGCATCAGCAACCAGCTGGAGGCCCTGCAGTATGCCAGGCACTTCCAGCCCTTTGCTGCTCAGCACCAGAGAG ATATCCAGATCCTGATGGGCAGTCTGGTTTACCTGCGTCATGGCATTGAGAACTCTCCATACCGCAGTCTGCTGGAGACCAACCAGTGGGCCGAGATCTGTAACATCTTCACCAGGGATGCCTGTGCTCTGCTGGGCCTCTCTGTAGAGTCACCTCTTAGTGTTAG CTTTGCATCAGGCTGCATGGCCTTGCCAGTGCTGATGAACATCAAGCAGGTGATCGAGCAGAGGCAGTGCAGTGGagtctggacacacaaagaTGAGCTGCCT ATCGAAATTGACCTTGGGAAGAAGTGCTGGTACCACTCTGTGTTCGCCTGCCCCATCCTCCGGCAGCAGACATCAGAGAGCAACCCGCCCATGAAGCTCATCTGTGGCCACGTCATCTCCAGAGATGCCCTTAACAAACTGACTAACGCTGGAAA GTTGAAATGCCCATACTGCCCCATGGAGCAGAATCCGTCAGATGCCAAGCAGATCTACTTTTGA
- the LOC115366240 gene encoding cardiac-enriched FHL2-interacting protein, whose amino-acid sequence MDSWTLQGDSYSFLRSAPRTFSLRHRDGTPNHVEIFDITSIPNHRSAISETTCLCDIFGDDCESPSLSSSPASTSVVPSQREVNGRAAASPLVDDLNDSSGSYHTAQGSSEGEEVFEDSAERLHSPTLLAENSERRQSEDKGLSSGNPGICTDIERKLEPNSKSPVPQIKIRRRVSVPDIFSRASTPDIENSSCSPELRSYSPAGRDNTAVPENQDSGLSREPSSTASTPAPRYTPPSPLISLATTPELRENSVSPEVRCEPPSPGLLSTSSPLDTWSRTPSPAPSPKIAHISPPSETSPQTSSPVVGYNLAPSPEASSSYSPVKHRHTTPSPEIRIIASSPEVWRKEQSSEVELRSNSLDPHIDSTFSDPRSLTSSPHITGISYSVVQPEDRDTSSLPGLSRLSTPESGRTHLSPEPRSPTPSRDSTRSSITESTGTKHLHLSQSITLPHLSQGIKQFHLTAIKLPHLNTEILHLLPYHLNLGVTSIHQLPFPLRLILNILNPLLLSEKHLRRQPPPKVARKPRVRIVEDMAHHGNRRRTPSPPLTRFTPVHIIAPEKPYRSWQNRSCSPPQVGASSLPGNLKKAVTDRESPNAAPTDNNKQAYWVRQERELERERQMQLEEERERQRERDRQRQRDREREMKRERKREEQVPEKGEGWQGDASYRGEQVELSFNARNRKGPASRSTAPTSRGTHQGMPIARSYPESLLSTRQLQQQQSLIRVQNSQQDTRVGGPTKWLQPAGPPNKNTAPGRVATNRPRQSSSSSMGSELDEADNEVKWFTDLAFRSLSSPEVDYLDMYNSSHCSSTNISQPSTQESPAGASAAWLAYADFKGSAPKLDNEDSSFQQPPTYISDGLDPSKRYEMGSFECVDVAVEREDSRRGRRGVPKRQIQLKRKNTAEIKQDEGSEDSCPGVPVMMGSPSLQRHSRETLVRQHSTPAAVHESYHPELSPDLDEKNERKSKLQKSVSLDETCTKTKMATCLIKSVLSKKMQSVDKQTEEHAREGASSPSKDKSLPIEIENVEAPCKEFPKLDTHNLSSSLHSDHSLSSEDLAMRREPSTKGEVRLQKNFGVKSNNRPSSNSSNTSFNLPQSDSEGIDSPCRNTVSSRSEMRSELTVPFDSKQSTTEKIILKTGGKQGDDSKRWEENEAGDSAHATAGNTGAHFATEASSTQVRMTNRDGECEVLGTEDDKQLQQGDNKSTYMSKTPEITLKASPAMKRKKKTSLSVSLAPEVENKPEPQHEAPSPEMCFRQTEESAEARVDRKTEEEQDNENNKSKAPIHKVRDVRRLVKNTYNLSFKATSVAKPSDENEGRTENSQEDRREEIKEERKVDIRPMQIECKAVCWKEDKNKMTPSKTDSEKPGDKHPVSPHLTIETCSEPETSSSSNTQSYTARDTAKAQQNQPDPQKEAETHLTETETHKMPDSEDKPVVVRRDRKPPMLGSLPKLPSKEREVSTAVVVIREGSSKTKTSSSPAHEEIPTSLQAPSTSPSPGSSSGTIPGSSSHSVSMLLKEKGYQADIGAVVGEGQTATAGKGLPHKHVNRLEIPLQTAMPSDGAQTESRRERTFSSSSTKSDPTALSDNTETLIKTSEEEGVNNKTSIRDSAKQNSVSSLQNIQQQTTSQVKQGDFEAVKRQDPTFPPRSPAMRRFRPQPIEVKSLSKETQKQEMPTNNMPTNRPQTIEVKSIAKNSQKPVVPPKPSYKFKPADLVTTPNESQKSVETTSGVKPQGEERSQTIVVSSPTIYRKLSSESTATSNYTRKLAVSTVSSYKPPPSKTTATSISSLSNRSTAPSETEASHDRAPQQQTGASPQSSRHTQRPTTLATAPTLAKGPGLSSAPGPVPDLTAQQVPGPSSVIASQESQPAVMDTNNQPLYPRTTYPQDRAMLVTSNDTKQPATVSTTQAPGYTHTHHPYHRSLSNERSQRADDLRYYASDDPPSYDERESFSPLLLPDLTPRRPNRYQPTARPPPCSCTSGCPSHPGLTPPHHHHSPHNITPPGPSHSPGQAVPYPVAQPQLRPHQCRADPQPMSYQPSSPKSSLLSPGQPPAMYQPLHQPPACPPHPSLMQPCPSDRPLQPPQHIDPRRPPVHRSPQQQPPGVSGSPYNDPGHSHSPNLPSMDPQYLCGPQSLGPSYGSEYGADSSSLYSESSYGQTPRRVLMDPETGKYFYIEVPMQPLRKMLFDPETGQYVEVLIPQQAMSHSGLYPPSAAPYPSLHNPSMYASAPQYLPYAAPPPPPHPQGPPQPTRHPEASASAAMHQNGPGVGYGNPPGQGSKPEPQNHPPLDQSYLEGMYYVPTGMNASPNPTPPDCYHKHPPNLPSAGGKRS is encoded by the exons ATGGACAGCTGGACTCTCCAAGGGGACAGCTACTCCTTCCTGCGCAGCGCGCCCCGCACCTTTTCCCTGCGCCATCGTGACGGTACCCCAAACCACGTGGAGATCTTTGACATCACCAGTATCCCAAACCACCGCAGTGCCATCTCAGAGACCACCTGCCTGTGTGACATCTTTGGGGACGATTGTGAGTCACCATCTCTCTCCAGCAGCCCTGCCTCAACGTCCGTTGTTCCTTCTCAGAGGGAGGTGAACGGGAGAGCCGCTGCATCACCCCTTGTGGATGACCTAAACGATTCCTCAGGTTCTTATCACACTGCCCAGGGCTccagtgaaggagaggaggtgtTCGAGGACTCAGCAGAGAGACTCCACAGTCCTACATTACTGGCAGAGAATTCAGAAAGGAGGCAGTCAGAAGACAAAGGATTGAGCTCAGGGAACCCAGGGATTTGTACAGACATTGAAAGAAAATTAGAACCAAACAGCAAATCACCAGTACCTCAGATAA AGATAAGAAGAAGGGTCTCTGTACCTGATATCTTCAGCAGAGCATCAACACCTGACATAGAGAATTCCTCCTGCAGTCCTGAGCTGCGTTCTTACTCTCCTGCTGGAAGAGACAACACAGCAGTACCTGAGAACCAAGACAGCGGGCTATCACGTGAACCGAGCAGCACTGCATCCACACCTGCCCCAAGATATACCCCTCCTTCGCCTCTTATTTCATTAGCGACCACTCCTGAACTTAGGGAGAATAGTGTTTCTCCAGAAGTCAGATGTGAACCTCCCTCACCCGGCCTGCTCAGCACTAGCTCTCCACTTGATACTTGGTCAAGAACCCCCTCGCCTGCCCCTTCACCCAAAATAGCACATATTTCCCCACCCTCTGAAACCTCACCTCAGACCTCCTCACCTGTAGTAGGTTATAATTTAGCCCCATCACCTGAAGCTAGCAGCAGCTACTCTCCAGTAAAGCACAGACATACTACTCCCTCACCTGAAATCAGGATTATAGCATCCTCACCTGAGGTCTGGAGAAAAGAGCAATCTTCTGAAGTGGAATTAAGATCAAACTCTCTGGATCCTCATATTGACTCCACCTTTTCTGATCCCAGAAGCCTCACTTCATCTCCTCACATCACAGGAATTAGTTACTCTGTTGTTCAACCAGAGGACAGGGACACTTCATCATTACCTGGACTCTCTCGTCTCTCCACACCCGAGTCTGGTAGGACACATCTGTCCCCTGAACCAAGGAGCCCTACCCCAAGCAGAGACAGTACAAGGAGCAGCATAACAGAATCTACTG GTACCAAACATCTTCACCTGAGCCAAAGCATCACACTCCCTCACCTGAGCCAAGGAATCAAACAGTTTCACCTGACAGCTATCAAACTCCCTCACCTCAACACAGAAATTCTTCACCTGCTGCCCTATCACCTGAACCTAGGTGTCACCAGCATTCACCAGCTGCCCTTTCCACTGAGGCTGATCCTCAATATACTCAacccactcctcctctcagagaAACACCTGAG AAGACAGCCACCACCCAAAGTTGCAAGAAAACCCAGAGTTAGAATTGTGGAGGACATGGCTCACCATGGAAACAGGAGGAGAACTCCCTCTCCCCCACTCACACGATTCACCCCTGTACACATCATAGCCCCGGAGAAGCCATACAGATCATGGCAGAATAGAAGCTGCAGCCCCCCTCAGGTGGGAGCATCCTCACTACCTGGTAATTTAAAGAAAGCTGTGACAGATAGGGAAAGCCCCAATGCTGCCCCCACTGACAATAATAAACAGGCCTACTGGGTTAGGCAGGAAAGGGaactggagagggagaggcaaatgcagctggaggaggagagagaaaggcagagagagagagataggcagAGGCAAAGGgatagggagagggagatgaagagagagaggaagagggaggagcaggTGCCTGAAAAGGGGGAGGGGTGGCAGGGGGACGCCAGTTACAGAGGGGAACAGGTTGAGCTGTCATTCAATGCCAGGAATAGAAAAGGGCCTGCAAGTCGCAGCACAGCTCCCACAAGCAGAGGGACTCATCAGGGAATGCCAATAGCGCGTTCCTATCCAGAGAGCCTGCTTTCCACCAGACAgctacagcaacaacagagtCTCATCAGAGTGCAGAATTCCCAGCAAGACACCAGGGTAGGAGGTCCCACCAAGTGGCTTCAGCCTGCTGGACCTCCAAACAAGAACACTGCTCCTGGACGTGTGGCCACAAACAGGCCCCGCCagagctccagctccagcatgGGAAGTGAGCTGGATGAGGCAGACAATGAAGTGAAGTGGTTTACAGACCTGGCTTTCCGCAGCCTGTCAAGCCCTGAAGTAGATTACCTTGACATGTACAACTCCAGTCATTGTTCATCTACGAATATTTCTCAGCCGTCTACTCAGGAGAGCCCAGCTGGGGCCAGCGCTGCCTGGCTGGCCTATGCTGACTTCAAGGGGTCTGCTCCAAAGCTGGACAATGAGGACTCCTCATTCCAGCAGCCCCCTACCTACATCTCAGATGGCCTGGACCCATCAAAGCGCTATGAGATGGGAAGCTTCGAGTGTGTAGATGtggctgtggagagagaggactccaggagagggaggagaggagtgcCAAAGCGACAGATCCAGTTGAAGAGAAAGAATACTGCTGAAATTAAGCAGGATGAGGGCAGTGAGGATAGTTGCCCAGGGGTTCCTGTGATGATGGGTAGTCCGTCTCTACAGAGGCACTCCAGAGAGACATTGGTAAGACAACACAGCACACCAGCAGCTGTGCATGAATCCTACCACCCTGAGCTGAGCCCTGATctggatgaaaaaaatgagaggaaatctAAACTTCAGAAGTCTGTTTCTCTGGATGAGACATGTACCAAGACCAAGATGGCTACTTGCCTTATCAAGAGTGTGCTGTCCAAGAAGATGCAAAGTGTTGATAAACAAACTGAAGAGCATGCGAGAGAAGGTGCAAGCTCCCCCTCTAAAGACAAAAGCCTGCCCATTGAGATTGAGAATGTAGAAGCACCATGCAAAGAGTTCCCAAAGCTTGACACCCATAATCTGAGCTCCAGTCTTCACTCAGACCACAGCCTTTCTTCTGAAGATCTGGCTATGAGAAGAGAACCAAGTACAAAGGGTGAAGTCAGACTACAGAAAAACTTTGGAGTGAAATCCAATAACAGGCCAAGTTCAAATAGCAGCAACACAAGTTTTAACTTGCCACAGAGTGACAGTGAAGGGATAGACTCTCCATGCAGGAATACAGTCTCATCAAGATCTGAAATGAGGTCAGAACTGACAGTCCCATTTGACAGTAAGCAGTCCACCACAGAAAAAATCATCCTCAAGACCGGAGGAAAACAAGGTGATGACAGTAAAAGATGGGAGGAAaatgaggctggtgactcagcaCATGCCACTGCCGGGAACACAGGAGCTCATTTTGCCACTGAAGCCAGCAGCACACAGGTCAGAATGACAAACAGAGACGGGGAATGTGAAGTCCTTGGCACAGAAGACGATAAACAACTGCAACAGGGTGACAACAAGAGCACCTATATGTCAAAAACACCAGAGATTACCCTCAAAGCCAGTCCTGccatgaagagaaaaaagaaaacctcacTCAGTGTCTCTCTCGCACCAGAGGTGGAAAATAAACCTGAGCCACAACATGAAGCACCTTCACCAGAAATGTGTTTCAGACAAACAGAAGAAAGTGCAGAGGCCAGAGTGGACAGGAAAACGGAAGAGGAACAAGACAACGAGAATAATAAATCTAAAGCCCCAATCCACAAAGTTAGAGATGTTAGGCGGCtagtaaaaaatacatataatctCTCATTCAAAGCAACCAGTGTTGCAAAGCCATCAGATGAAAATGAAGGGAGGACGGAAAATTCACAGGAGGACAGAAGGGaagaaataaaagaggaaaggaaggtGGACATCAGA CCCATGCAGATAGAATGTAAAGCTGTTTgctggaaagaggacaaaaataaaatgacacctAGCAAGACAGACTCAGAGAAGCCAGGAGACAAACATCCGGTTTCTCCTCATCTTACCATTGAGACATGCAGTGAACCAGAGacttcctcttcttcaaacacacagagttatACAGCAAGGGACACAGCAAAGGCACAGCAAAATCAACCTGATCCTCAAAAGGAGGCAGAAACACACCTGACTGAGACAGAGACCCACAAAATGCCAGACAGCGAGGACAAACCTGTGGTGGTTAGAAGAGACAGGAAACCCCCCATGCTTGGAAGCCTCCCCAAACTCCCCAGTAAGGAGAGAGAGGTCTCCACTGCTGTAGTGGTGATACGGGAAGGATCCAGCAAGACCAAGACATCTTCCTCCCCAGCCCATGAGGAAATTCCTACCTCACTCCAAGCCCCATCTACTTCACCATCACCTGGATCCTCTTCTGGCACTATACCTGGCAGCAGCAGTCACTCAGTCTCCATGTTATTAAAGGAGAAAGGCTACCAAGCTGACATTGGAGCAGTGGTGGGTGAGGGCCAGACTGCAACTGCAGGCAAAGGTCTTCCCCATAAGCATGTGAACCGCCTGGAAATCCCACTTCAGACAGCAATGCCTTCAGATGGAGCTCAGACTGAGTCACGGAGAGAAAGGACATTCTCATCCTCGTCCACCAAATCTGACCCCACAGCACTTTCTGACAACACAGAGACCCTTATAAAGACCAGTGAAGAAGAGGGAGTTAATAATAAGACTTCAATAAGAGATTCAGCAAAGCAAAATAGTGTATCTTCTCTACAAAATATTCAGCAACAAACAACATCCCAAGTGAAACAAGGAGATTTTGAGGCAGTAAAAAGACAAGATCCAACTTTCCCTCCAAGATCCCCTGCCATGAGGAGATTCAGACCTCAGCCGATTGAGGTGAAGTCACTGTctaaagaaacacagaaacaagagaTGCCCACAAACAACATGCCAACCAACAGGCCACAAACCATAGAGGTCAAATCTATAGCTAAGAACTCTCAAAAGCCAGTTGTGCCACCAAAACCAAGTTACAAATTCAAACCAGCGGATTTAGTCACAACACCAAACGAATCACAGAAATCAGTGGAGACAACATCAGGTGTAAAACCacaaggtgaggagaggtcTCAAACGATAGTAGTCTCCTCACCAACAATCTACAGAAAGCTCTCCAGTGAGTCCACAGCAACATCAAATTATACAAGAAAACTAGCTGTGTCCACTGTTTCCAGCTACAAACCCCCACCAAGCAAAACAACGGCAACCTCCATATCTAGTCTTTCAAACCGATCAACAGCACCATCGGAGACCGAGGCATCTCATGACAGAGCTCCGCAGCAACAGACAGGGGCTTCGCCTCAGAGCTCTAGACATACACAAAGACCCACAACCTTAGCCACAGCTCCAACATTAGCCAAGGGCCCAGGTCTATCCTCAGCTCCAGGACCAGTGCCTGACCTGACAGCACAACAAGTCCCTGGACCCTCCTCAGTTATAGCAAGCCAGGAAAGCCAGCCAGCTGTTATGGATACAAACAATCAACCATTGTATCCCAGGACAACATATCCTCAAGACCGAGCTATGCTGGTGACTTCTAACGACACAAAACAACCTGCTACTGTATCCACAACACAAGCgccaggatacacacacacacaccatccataCCACAGGTCACTGTCCAACGAGCGTTCTCAGAGAGCAGATGACCTGCGTTACTATGCCTCAGATGACCCTCCAAGCTATGACGAAAGGGAGAGTTTCAGTCCCCTATTGCTGCCAGATTTAACCCCCAGGAGGCCAAATCGCTACCAACCCACCGCCCGCCCTCCTCCATGCTCCTGCACTTCTGGCTGCCCCTCCCACCCTGGTCTCAccccccctcaccaccaccacagcccCCACAACATCACCCCCCCAGGCCCCTCACACTCACCTGGCCAGGCAGTACCATACCCTGTGGCGCAGCCCCAACTCCGTCCCCACCAGTGCAGAGCTGACCCTCAGCCTATGAGCTACCAGCCGAGCTCTCCTAAATCAAGTCTGCTCAGCCCAGGACAGCCACCAGCCATGTACCAGCCTCTCCACCAGCCTCCTGCCTGCCCTCCACACCCTTCCCTCATGCAGCCCTGCCCTTCTGACCGCCCATTGCAGCCACCGCAGCATATTGATCCCCGGCGGCCACCTGTCCACCGTTCtccccagcagcagccaccaggCGTCAGTGGGTCCCCATACAATGATCCTGGCCACAGCCACTCCCCTAACCTTCCATCTATGGATCCCCAGTACCTGTGTGGCCCTCAAAGCCTTGGGCCGTCCTATGGCTCTGAATATGGGGCTGACAGCTCCAGTCTGTACTCAGAGAGCAGCTATGGACAGACACCTCGCAGAGTGCTCATGGATCCTGAGACAGGGAAATATTTCTATATTGAGGTGCCTATGCAGCCACTGAGGAAGATGTTGTTTGACCCAGAGACTGGTCAATATGTCGAGGTGCTTATCCCCCAGCAGGCCATGTCTCACTCAGGCCTCTATCCTCCCTCAGCAGCCCCCTATCCTTCCCTCCACAACCCCAGCATGTATGCCTCAGCTCCACAGTACCTACCCTATGCAGCTCCACCTCCCCCACCACACCCACAGGGTCCACCACAGCCGACCCGCCATCCCGAGGCCTCTGCCTCAGCAGCAATGCACCAGAACGGGCCTGGAGTCGGCTATGGGAATCCCCCTGGTCAGGGATCCAAGCCAGAGCCCCAGAACCATCCACCACTAGACCAGAGCTACCTGGAGGGTATGTATTATGTCCCTACAGGGATGAATGCAAGCCCCAATCCCACCCCACCAGACTGCTACCACAAACATCCCCCCAACCTACCCAGTGCAGGGGGGAAGAGGTCCTGA